Part of the Athalia rosae chromosome 2, iyAthRosa1.1, whole genome shotgun sequence genome, GGGGTGAAGATTTCGTGAGGGTACTGTAAAAGCatcgtcgtttctttttatcgcaTACTTACAGATTAAATATCGTGAGAAATATTTGTCCGTTCGACATATGGCTCCTAAATCGTATTCaatctggaaaaaatcatACAATCATTCCCTGAGCGCCCGTTaaaggaaattttcaactcgaattcgatattattaaaaacagaaaaaagcgGCATTGAAATTCTGTAAGCTCGCAGACAGCTTGCAGACCTCCATTAGTTTTTTCCCGTACcgacctaattttttttttttttcttcaaatatgaTATAAGTTTTGTGAAAAATGGATTCGCAAAGTCGATTCAAGCCTGATCTgtagaaaaaagtgaatttcCAACCCTCGCGAACGCTTATAgaagtttgtaaaaaaaaaaaaaaaaacagaaaaatgaaaggttATTTGGTAAAGGATGGTAAAGGTATACGAAAGTCGTCTCGAGTTACACTCGTGAGAACGCATTAGCTCGCACAAAGGAATTTTCCGAAAGCTATGAATTACTGTCACAAATAAATATCGAcgacaattttcttctttttcgcagAGTGGGTTGAGCGAAgttaattcgtttttaaaaatctCCGCTCGTTCGAATCCATATTTCCATTCTAGTACGTCACGAAACGTAATGATATTTGCTGATAACGATTAAGAGAGGATTGGTAAGATAAAAAAGTCAACCGGATGAATATTAACTTCaaattttgatatatttttaatcatatgtgtataataattatttaatatcaCAACAGTCAACATGCAACGATTATATAAATCACaggttaatttttcttcttttttttttttggtttgctttgtttttcaaaatcttactTCTTTACAACATCTCCTTATCGATACGGTATAATTCATCGTAACACGAGTTCACATACAAAAATCTTGAgacatttatataaataatatatacagaTTATATatcttatacgtacgtacacagggTTGGTTTAATTTCGAAATAggcgtaataataaaaaataaatttacaacATGTCATCTTTCTTAAATgtgagttttcaaatttttattgtcaGTTTGTgcaggaagaaagaaaaccgaCAACTTCGTCTAATTGGAAGTATTTAATATAGATACGTATGCTACATTTGCATtataaaagaaaggaaatttaATCTATGGATAACAATGCTAGTGATATAAATGATAACAATTGGGTATAATAAAAACCTATACGTTCATCAcagatttttatgtttttcatttttactttgctTTGTATGTTTTgcgaatagttttttttttcatactatGATTTAACGTTACAAACGATGTTATTCAAACCACCTGCATATATGGGTGTTTCTGATTGATGACAGATCGAAGAGAACAACAACAGAATACGTTTTCAATGATACTGATcatcgtatataatataccgtcATAAATCATTACGTAAGttattgattcttttttttctctttttcatttttcgcagATCCTTCAATGATTGTCTTAGTGTTACATTTTTCACGTGGATTACAACACAATAATATATACTGTGGTTACATGTATTGATATATAGATTCGTTATTCAACGTATTTCCCAAATATCTTTATCCAAATTTAATTAGAAATTACATAACTACGATGAGTATTGCTCTCTGTAGGCCTATAAAACGacttgtgaaaaatatttcacaaacACACATATTCGTACATGGGGAAGATTGGGACTGAGCAGAGTACCGTATAGTTCAATGAAAAAAGTCAGTAATAAAACAGGTATGGAAGATCTAACTTTCTCaaatggaaaatataaatgCGAATACGCCGTTATTCTGAACgtacaatttttccatcgatttgatataattttatggTATTGGTATGTACGTGTTAGCAAAATTCATCTAAGCCACGGTATTTCGCTTCACTtatacatactttttttttttcatagcaaTCGCGTTCGAAGGATTTTAAATGAAGCCATCAGTTAGCAACTGtgctttttttcgtccctcgtcattattgaatttgattttctcgGTACAGTACTAAAAACCCTGTCAATTACGTAtgtcttattgttagcttgGCTTCAATTGATTGTCTTGAATtatgtttttcaataaaaaaaaaaaaaaggaataaaaaaatccgcGCGTGGGCGCTGCGCCTCATGATTGTCCATATAGTTTGAGtacattattaataattgttatgAATTAGAacaacgtatatatgtatataaatcgtATATTTATTGCTAGTACGATATGCAGTTCTTCGGTAAATATGTATTTACGCTTTGATTGgaaaggaataatttttcaatagggtccaaacaaaaaaaacttcgtttcTAGAAGACTAGGTGGCTTTCGAAAATTGTGAAGATATTCATTGTCAGCCGAATATGATGTTCATAttcagaatgaaaaattaacaacgtACGAATTCTAATCTTCGCCGCATGATTCCTTTCCTCTTTCGGATGCtgaatcacattttttttcaacctgcgCTTCGTCAACAGCGTCTATATCGTCTCCAGAAGTTTCAACGTCGACTTCGGTGAGGTTTTCCAACTCCGGTTCTTCCAATAAAGCGTCAGTCTCTGCAGGTCCCTCCGTTGAAATTCCACTTCCTTCGATATCGACGGTGTGACTGTCGTCGGAAAACTCACCCCGACTACCGTCAGTATCGAGGGAAGTTGtggtaaaatatttcagttcATATTTCTCCAGCCCTTCGGGTACCGGCTGGGTTTGCGTATTGAGCGAAAATCTGCTACATTGAGAATCGCTCCTGTAGTGCTTATCGAAGGACCGTCTCCTGTTATCGTCTGATCTTGAATGGTACAATTTACCGTGTCGGTATCTACGTCCGGTTTCTGCTGTATCGGCACGGGGTCGAAATTCCGGTTCCAGACCCATTTGACCGTGAACCGCACTAGGTGTACAACCGCCGCTACAATTATCGACGGCATATTTGTCGCTAGTACATTTCCTGTAATCCTTTTTACGAAAATCAGGAGATTTTTTGCAGTCCAAACTCGCTTTTCTATAGCCCACCGGTGTCCTGTCGACTTTTCTAATATCGCCGCCGATTCGATCCAGCGACATTTTACGAAAATTTGGCGACGAGATTTTCCTAAAATCTTTGGGACTTCTTTTGAACTCGAGCTCCTCGAGCATTCTTATATCTATGGAGTTCCTTTTCCGGGATATAAAATCGTCGGGATATTTGAAtccttgaaattttccaaggtgGATCGGCGCCACCGATCCTTTTCGAATATCTACttccgcgtcgtcgtcgatctTCGTTTGCCTCAATAGCTGATGTCTTTGAGCGGTGTCCGAGCGGTCCTTTATTTTTAGGGTAACGGGCCCTTTGTTCGGAATGTGGAGATCCATAGCCATCGAAACTTGACtttctgatattttattatactccAAACTTTCCCTGCTACTTATGTGCGG contains:
- the LOC105687762 gene encoding uncharacterized protein LOC105687762 isoform X1; the encoded protein is MPQGSGVYWQGTQRRACAPGAQWNVQVVRGKVTTRCLWHACKALGIGLLLMLLGACMATIGYYADQLSMAQEIRGNLTVRVKNESRGFHLNNLSYAGPIVMGVGGFIVVAACVMTFEARDSAAKVVPARFRFNQNTPCKNSKQRSRRSTSCQTTRWDHQLGLFRVHRSPSPSTHEVSRKQLTAELMQFSKHLQDKNNSQSLKKSPSAPNLVLKNSPRRKTNRYTGCALLNAELLKRHAMSVDNAGYNPHISSRESLEYNKISESQVSMAMDLHIPNKGPVTLKIKDRSDTAQRHQLLRQTKIDDDAEVDIRKGSVAPIHLGKFQGFKYPDDFISRKRNSIDIRMLEELEFKRSPKDFRKISSPNFRKMSLDRIGGDIRKVDRTPVGYRKASLDCKKSPDFRKKDYRKCTSDKYAVDNCSGGCTPSAVHGQMGLEPEFRPRADTAETGRRYRHGKLYHSRSDDNRRRSFDKHYRSDSQCSRFSLNTQTQPVPEGLEKYELKYFTTTSLDTDGSRGEFSDDSHTVDIEGSGISTEGPAETDALLEEPELENLTEVDVETSGDDIDAVDEAQVEKKCDSASERGKESCGED
- the LOC105687762 gene encoding uncharacterized protein LOC105687762 isoform X2, whose amino-acid sequence is MTFEARDSAAKVVPARFRFNQNTPCKNSKQRSRRSTSCQTTRWDHQLGLFRVHRSPSPSTHEVSRKQLTAELMQFSKHLQDKNNSQSLKKSPSAPNLVLKNSPRRKTNRYTGCALLNAELLKRHAMSVDNAGYNPHISSRESLEYNKISESQVSMAMDLHIPNKGPVTLKIKDRSDTAQRHQLLRQTKIDDDAEVDIRKGSVAPIHLGKFQGFKYPDDFISRKRNSIDIRMLEELEFKRSPKDFRKISSPNFRKMSLDRIGGDIRKVDRTPVGYRKASLDCKKSPDFRKKDYRKCTSDKYAVDNCSGGCTPSAVHGQMGLEPEFRPRADTAETGRRYRHGKLYHSRSDDNRRRSFDKHYRSDSQCSRFSLNTQTQPVPEGLEKYELKYFTTTSLDTDGSRGEFSDDSHTVDIEGSGISTEGPAETDALLEEPELENLTEVDVETSGDDIDAVDEAQVEKKCDSASERGKESCGED